Below is a window of Hydrogenimonas sp. DNA.
ATAGAGGAGGGGCCTTACGATGCCCTTTTCATAGACGACGCGAAGCTGGACGAGATAGATTTGGAAGATCTGAAAAAGCGGAGCGGAGCCAAAAGAACCTGCCTTATATACTCCGATGAACAGAGCAGGGCGGAGAGTTTCGACTACTACCTGAAAAAGCCCTTCCTCCCGACGGAGATGGTAGATCTTCTTTCAGAGATCAAAGATGAGATGCTTCTGCCGGAGATGGATGAGGGCGGCGAAGAGAGTGCGGAGGAGGAGGTCGAGGGCGCAGCGGCCGAGGAGGAGCTTTCTTTGGAGGAGCTTTCTTTGGAGGAGCTTTCTTTGGAGGAGCTTCCCGGGGAGGAGGCCGCTGCCGCGCAGCAGCCGGCCGAACCGCTTGAGCCGGAAGAGAGCAGTGATAGAGGCGAAGAGGAGAGTGTGCAGGAGGAAGAGGACTTCGAAGCACTGCTGGAGCAGTTGGAAGAGGTTGAAGAGGGGGATGTAACCGAAACTGTGTCGGAAGAGAGAGAGGAGCCGGAAGAGGGAGTCTCCGGGAATGCGGAAGAGACCGAAACCGAAGAGGTGCAGGCAGGCGCGGAAGAGGCCGCCGGTACGGAGGAGTCGGAAGAGATCGACTTCGAAGCCCTGATGGAAGAGGTTAAAGATATCGAGAGTGAGGAGTTGACACAGGAGCCTGCCGCGGAGAGTATCGAGGATGAGGATATTGAGGCTCTGCTGGAGGGAATAGATATTCCCCTGACGGAGGAGGAGGCTCTTGCGGAAGAGGCGGGTTCGGAGGAGTCTGAAGTACTTGAAGAGCTTCCCGATATCGAGGGGGGGGTTTTGGACGAAGAGCAGGTAAATGTTGTAAAAGAGCTTCTCGAAGAGAGTACGGAGCCGGAAGAGGAGAGCCTGGAGAGTGAAGAGCTTTTCGAAGAGCAGGATATTCTCGGGGAGCCGATTCCGGAGGAGGAGCTTTTGCCGGAAGCCGAAGAGGTGCAAGAGGGTATCGAAGAGGCAGCGGTTACGGAGGAGGAGCCTCTGCCGGAAGAGGAGGAGCCCGGCCTGGAGAGAGAAGAGGAGGAGGATGAGCTGGACCTTATAAACGAAGAGGAGCTTGCCGCCGCGCTCGAAGTCGGCGCCCCCGCCGCAGCCGCAGCCGTCGAAAAGGAGCCTGCCGGGGCAGGAGCCGAAGATGGGGCGAAGCTGCTCGCTTCGCTTTCAGGTATCGATCCTGAAGCGTTGAGGAAGCTGCTTGCCGGTGCACAGATCACGATAAACATAACCTTCCCGAAAGAGGTGTGAAAGTGCATAGATTCGGAGCAGTTTTAATCGTTTCCGGCCCGAGCGGCGCCGGAAAGAGTTCCCTGATAAAGGCGGCCAAAGAGCAGATCGGAGACCACTACTTCTCTATCTCCACAACAACGAGACCCCCCAGGGAGGGTGAGAGAGACGGTGTAGACTACTTCTTCGTAGACCAGGAGACTTTCGAAGCCGATATCAAGGCCGGGGAGTTTCTGGAGTATGCGCAGGTCCACGGAAACTACTACGGTACATCTTTGAAACCGGTACGAAAAGCGCTCGAAGAGGGAAAACTGGTAATATTCGATATAGATGTGCAGGGGCATGCGATAGCGAGGGAGCGAATGGGGGATCTGATAACCTCGGTCTTCGTAACGACTCCGTCGCTCGGAGAGCTTGAGCGCCGCCTTCGAAGCAGGGGGACAGACGGGGAGGAGGTTATCAGGAGCCGCATACAGAATGCTCTGGTGGAGATAGAGTATATCAGTGCATACGATTACCTGATCGTCAACGATGACTTCGAAAAAGCTCTGGACTCGTTCATAGCGGTCGCGAAGGCAGCGAGGCTCAAAAAGGGGCGCAAACAGTCGCTCTCGTTCATAAACCGGTGGCGGGAGTCCTGAGAGAGCCGACCCGCCCGGTTTTTATAGTCTACTTTGATTCGGGTGCACTGCCCATAAGGCATGCAACAGCCAACGAGAGATATAATATCAAAAACTATTGTTACGCAAAATCTGCACGGCGGAGGGGATTTGTCCCGCGGGGTGCCGCAAAGTACGGAAAAACAGCGATACCTTCGGTATTCAAGCGGACCGGGAATGGTTTTTTTCAACCTCTTTTCCACGCTAAAACCGTGGGTGACGAATTCTGCGTAACTTCAGTCAAAAACTTGTAAGGAGACAGCATGGGAATGCCATCTATGCCGGAACTGTTGATTATTCTGGCGATCGTAGTACTGCTTTTCGGAGCGAAGAAGATTCCTGAACTCGCCAAAGGTATGGGGAGCGGAATCAAGAATTTCAAAAAGGCTATGAAAGAGGATGACGATGAGGAGGTGAAGAGCGCCTCCGTCGAGACAAAGGGTGAAAAGCGTGTCGAGCAGAAGGGCGAGGCGGGCGAAAGCGCCAAGCCTGAAGAGAAAAAAGAGGCGTAGGGTTATCTTTGAGACACAGAGTATACACTATTCTTCAGAAGCATATAGACCATCCGGTCGTTCTTGAGAAGCCGAAAGAGAAGAGCTTCGGCCACTATGCGACTCCTATAGCTTTCTCTCTTGCAAAGGTACTTAGGCGCAACCCGATGCAGATCGCGGAGGAGCTCGTAGAGAAGCTTGAGAAAGAGGAGATGTTCGAGAGGGTAGATGCTCTCAAAGGGTATGTCAATATCAAGCTGAGCCGAAACTTTCTCAACGAATATGCGGTCTGGGCCCTGAAAAACGAAGATCAGTTCGGGGCCTCGGAGGCTGCAGAAACCATTCTGCTCGAATTTGTAAGCGCAAATCCGACCGGCCCTCTGCATATAGGTCATGCGCGGGGTGCCGTATGGGGAGATGTGCTCGCCCGCATAGGCAGGCGCCTGGGGTACGGAATAGAGCGTGAATATTACGTTAACGATGCCGGAAACCAGATATACCTGCTCGGCCTTTCGGTATATCTCGCCGCCCGTGAGTCGGTTCTGGGCCTAGAGGTAGAGTGGCCTCAAGAGTACTACAGAGGCGAATATATAACCGATCTTGCCAAGAAAGCCGTCGAAGCCCTGGGGCCAGAACACTTTGCCGATGAAGCTTTCATACCGGAGATATCCGAATGGGCCAAAGATCGTATGATGGAGCTTATCAACGAAAACCTGCACGAAGTAGGAATCCACTTCGACCACTATGTGAGCGAGAAGTCTCTCTACGACAGATGGGACGAGGTTCTTACCAAACTGGCCGATGCGGGGGCCGTTTACGAGAAGGATGGCAAATGGTGGCTGAAGTCTACCGAGCACGGTGACGAGAAGGATCGTGTAGTGGTGCGTGAAGACGGCAGGCCCACATATCTTGCCGGGGATATCGTATACCACTATCTGAAGTTCGAACGCGGATATGACCACTACATAAATATATGGGGGGCGGACCACCACGGGTACATAGCGCGTGTAAAAGCCGCCATAGCCTTTTTCGGCCACGATCCGCAGAAGCTGGAGATAATTCTTTCACAGATGGTATCCCTGCTCAAAGGGGGAGAGCCGTACAAAATGTCCAAGCGTGCGGGAAACTTCATTCTTATGCACGATATTGTGGAGGAGATCGGCCCAGATGCACTCAGATTCATATTTCTGACCAAGAAGAGCGATACGCACCTTGAGTTCGACGTGGAAGATCTGAAAAAAGAGGATAACTCAAACCCGATATACTATATAAACTATGCACATGCGAGGGTCTTTTCCCTGTTCGAAAAGGCGGGAAAGAGCCGGGAGTCGGTATATGACGCTTCTCTGGAGAATCTGGGTGAAGATGCCTACGACCTTCTATTTACGGCGCTCCTTCTGCCGGAAGTTTTGGAGGATGCATTCAAAAGCAGACAGCTGCAGAAGGTTACCGAATATCTGAAGCAGCTGGCCGGAATGTATCACAAGTTTTACTATGACAACAGGGTCATAGGTACGCCTGACGAAGATGCCCTGCTCAAACTTTCGGCGATGACCGCCCTATCTTTGCGGGTAGGACTCAAAATGCTCGGAATCGAAGCCGCAAAGAGGATGTAGCCCTCTTCCCCTGCCTTTTTGCCGCTTCGTGTGCGGCGTAGAAGCTGTCCCCCCGCTCTTCTATATTCACGATTGGAACACGGTTTGCTTATATCATATACAAGAGTTCCGGGCATATAGCTTGCAGACTGTTCCGGTCAGCCCGGAACTCAATCTTCGGGTTCTCTTTTTCCAAGTGATTCCAGAAACTCCTCAAGGTTGTATTTTGCGCGGTAGGAAGGTACCATCAGGTGTATCATTATATCCCCAAGATCCACAATGGTCCACTGCTCTCCCTCCTCAACGGCAAGAAACTTCTCACCTGCCGGCTTCAGTTCATCTTTCAGATATTTCAGCAGCGCCAGTGTGTGCTTGTCTCCGAGTGTTGTCGCTATGATGACGTATCTGGTCAGATAATCTTTGTCGCTCAAGTCGAAAACCTGGATATCTTCCGCTTTTTTACGGTCCAGGATATCTATTATTCTCTCGATTCTCTCTTCTGTTTCCTGTTTCAATTACTCTCCTGTTCTCTCTTTTGTGAATAGTAGTTTACCACCTCTTCGCGAATCGGCTCCGGAATCCACTCCGGATCGATCTTTTCGCGCAGCGCCGTGGAGCTGACAGGCATATCTACATCGAGGCGGATGAATTTTTCGGGTATATCCGTACCCGAACGGGTGGCGACAACC
It encodes the following:
- a CDS encoding guanylate kinase, with the translated sequence MHRFGAVLIVSGPSGAGKSSLIKAAKEQIGDHYFSISTTTRPPREGERDGVDYFFVDQETFEADIKAGEFLEYAQVHGNYYGTSLKPVRKALEEGKLVIFDIDVQGHAIARERMGDLITSVFVTTPSLGELERRLRSRGTDGEEVIRSRIQNALVEIEYISAYDYLIVNDDFEKALDSFIAVAKAARLKKGRKQSLSFINRWRES
- a CDS encoding iojap protein, encoding MKQETEERIERIIDILDRKKAEDIQVFDLSDKDYLTRYVIIATTLGDKHTLALLKYLKDELKPAGEKFLAVEEGEQWTIVDLGDIMIHLMVPSYRAKYNLEEFLESLGKREPED
- a CDS encoding arginyl-tRNA synthetase is translated as MRHRVYTILQKHIDHPVVLEKPKEKSFGHYATPIAFSLAKVLRRNPMQIAEELVEKLEKEEMFERVDALKGYVNIKLSRNFLNEYAVWALKNEDQFGASEAAETILLEFVSANPTGPLHIGHARGAVWGDVLARIGRRLGYGIEREYYVNDAGNQIYLLGLSVYLAARESVLGLEVEWPQEYYRGEYITDLAKKAVEALGPEHFADEAFIPEISEWAKDRMMELINENLHEVGIHFDHYVSEKSLYDRWDEVLTKLADAGAVYEKDGKWWLKSTEHGDEKDRVVVREDGRPTYLAGDIVYHYLKFERGYDHYINIWGADHHGYIARVKAAIAFFGHDPQKLEIILSQMVSLLKGGEPYKMSKRAGNFILMHDIVEEIGPDALRFIFLTKKSDTHLEFDVEDLKKEDNSNPIYYINYAHARVFSLFEKAGKSRESVYDASLENLGEDAYDLLFTALLLPEVLEDAFKSRQLQKVTEYLKQLAGMYHKFYYDNRVIGTPDEDALLKLSAMTALSLRVGLKMLGIEAAKRM
- a CDS encoding MJ0042 family finger-like protein is translated as MLLINQNPVVSKLSGLSAQKSGFEVVETPYAEEIEEGPYDALFIDDAKLDEIDLEDLKKRSGAKRTCLIYSDEQSRAESFDYYLKKPFLPTEMVDLLSEIKDEMLLPEMDEGGEESAEEEVEGAAAEEELSLEELSLEELSLEELPGEEAAAAQQPAEPLEPEESSDRGEEESVQEEEDFEALLEQLEEVEEGDVTETVSEEREEPEEGVSGNAEETETEEVQAGAEEAAGTEESEEIDFEALMEEVKDIESEELTQEPAAESIEDEDIEALLEGIDIPLTEEEALAEEAGSEESEVLEELPDIEGGVLDEEQVNVVKELLEESTEPEEESLESEELFEEQDILGEPIPEEELLPEAEEVQEGIEEAAVTEEEPLPEEEEPGLEREEEEDELDLINEEELAAALEVGAPAAAAAVEKEPAGAGAEDGAKLLASLSGIDPEALRKLLAGAQITINITFPKEV
- a CDS encoding twin-arginine translocation protein TatA: MGMPSMPELLIILAIVVLLFGAKKIPELAKGMGSGIKNFKKAMKEDDDEEVKSASVETKGEKRVEQKGEAGESAKPEEKKEA